In the Aeromicrobium fastidiosum genome, CGGCAGCATCGAGCTGCGCAGCTGGTCGATCGAGATCCTCGTGGTGCCACCCTCGACCTTGATGGCGCTGGCCACGGTGTCCCGACCCTCGGTCGGGTCGCCGGGTCGCTGCCCCGTCGGCCGCCAGCTGCGTCCGGAGAAGTCGCGCAGCGTCGCGACCTTGAGGTACTGGGCCTCGTCGAACGTCGTCGTGTAGGTCAGGGCCGTGGCCGTGCTGTTGCGGCGCAGGTTCTGGCCCAGCTCGATCATGGGGTTGATGCCCCGGCCGAACACCGTGGGCGGCGGCTTGCCCCACGACGCCGCCACCGCACTGACGTCGGGTGCCACCAGCGGGAAGGCGACCGCGGCGGCCAGCGCGGCACCGCCGAGGACCAGGGCCGGTCCGGACCCGGTGCGGGTCGCGCCGGGGGTCGTGGTGCGCGACCGCAGCAGCACCAGCCACAGACCGGCGACCGCGACGAACAGCCACACCGGCGGGGTCTCGCCCGAGATGAGGGCGGGGGTCGCGAACACCGCCAGGAGCAGGGCGCCGACCAGCGGTGCCGCGCGTCGGCGCTGCAGCAGCAGGTCGGCGACGACGACGATCAGGCCGAACGACGCCGCGACGACCAGCACGATGGGCCGTGCCGCAGCGACGGGTGCCTTCTCCTCGACGATGATCTCCTGGGCCGCGGAGACCAGGTCGACGAGCCCCCGCACGGTGCCGGGGGTCGGGACGATCGACAGCAACGTGTCGGGGACGAAGATCCAGGCGATCGCGACCAGCTCGACGAGGATCGCGACGGGTGCCACGAACCGCACGCCCAGGACGCGCGCGATCGCGCAGGTCAGGCCCGTCATGGTGGCGACGAGGATCGTCGTGATCCACCAGTCGCGGCCCTCGACGATCGTCGAGTAGCCCGACAGCAGGAGCAGCAGGGCCGCGGCGATGATCCCGTGGTCGAACCAGGTCTGCCGGGTGCTGCGCGTCGGCACGGTGCCGCCGTCCGGGCCGGGCTCAGCGCGCGACATGGGCCGTCTCCCCGTCGAACAGCGTCCATGCGTCGGCGTGGTCGTCACCCGGCGACCACGCGACGACGTTCCAGCGAGCACCGTCGAGCACGTCGAGCGCAGCCGCCGACGTGCCGCGCGAGACCAGCGCGAGGATCGCCCGCGACGTCGACAGCGTCGCGACCCAGTGCTCGGCGCGCTCGACGGTGAGGCGTCCGAGCACCACGAACGTCGCTCCCTCGGCGTCGTGGCGGCCGATGCGGTCGAGCGGGTCGGGGTCGGTCGTGGCGAGGTCGACCATCGCGTCCTCGAGCGTGTCCTGATCCTCCGCGACGACGCGGTCGAGGGACGTGCCGTTCGACTGCAGGGCGACGACGTAGCCGGCGCGCACCAGGTGAGCCGTGATGGACGCTGCGGCGACCACGGCCCACTCGAACGCCGGCGAGTACTCCCATGCGTCCTTGCGGTCGCGGGCCGTCCCCTGGCTGGCCGGCTCGGTGTCGAGCACCACGGCCGCGCGGGGCGTCACCTGCTGCTCCTCCTGCCTCACCATCAGCTCGGCCCTGCGCGCCGTGGCCTTCCAGTGGATGCGCTTGAGCGCGTCGCCCGGCAGGTAGGAGCGGGCGATGACGTCGTCGTCGCCGAGCCCGGCGTTCTGCGGCGACGGACGGGTGGCGCCGTCGTCGCTGGCCCCACGGGGGGTGATCGGCGGCAGCTCGACGCGGCGAGGCAGGACGGTCAGCGGCTCGGCCGTGCCGAAGGTGTGCCGCCGGTAGACCAGCCCGAAGGGGTCGTGCACGTCGACCTGCAGCGGGCCGACGTCGTGGCGTCCACGGCGCACACCCTGCAGCTCGTACGAGAACGTCGCCCTCGACTCGGGTCCGCGCCCGCCGCCCAGCGCCGGCAGGATGCCCGTGTGCACGCCCGAGACCCCGGGCGGCAGGTGATCGTCCCAGCGCGCCTCGAGGCACGGCAGCACCGACAGGTTGGTGACGCGCACCGTCGCACGTGACGTGGTCCCTGGAGCGACGACCTGCGGCGTGAACGATCGCTCGATGCGCACCTGCGAGTGCCCGACCAGCACGAACACCGTCGACAGCACGACCATCGCCAGCAGGAGGCCCGTGACATAGAGCAGCACCGGGAGCGAGAGCAGCGGCGCTCCGGCGAACGTCACTACTGCCGCGGCGACGAACCCGATGCCGCGTCGGGTGATGACGACCGACCGCACGACACGTCGGACGGCCCCCCTGCGCTGGTCAGCCATGTCAGCGGTGCTGGACGGCCCCGGCAGGCACCGGGGTCTCGGCCACGATGCGGGCCACGACGTCGTCGACCGACGAGACGCCACGCATCGGGATGAGCCGGTGCGGCAGCACGACCTGCACCAGCGCGTCGACGTCGTCGGGCAGCACGAAGTCGCGCCCGTGCACCGCGGCACGTGCCTTGGCGGCACGGATGAGCTGCAGTGTCGCTCGGGGACTCGCGCCGAGCCTCAGCTCGGAGTCGGTGCGCGTGGCCTGCACGATGTCGACGACGTACTGCTCGACCGCCGACGACACGTGGATGGCGCGCGCCATCGCGATCATCGCGGAGATGTCGTCGATCGTGGCGACCGCCGACAGCCCGTCGAACGGGTTGTGCGCCTCGCGCTGCTGCACCATGGCCAGCTCGGCGGCGGCATCGGGGTAGCCCATCGAGATGCGGGCCATGAAGCGGTCGCGCTGCGCCTCGGGGAGGGCGTACGTGCCCTCCATCTCGAAGGGATTCTGCGTCGCGACGACCGAGAACGGCATCGCGAGCGGGTAGGTGGTGCCGTCGACCGTGACCTGCCGCTCCTCCATCGCCTCGAGCAGCGCGGACTGGGTCTTGGGCGAGGCGCGGTTGATCTCGTCGCCGATCACGATGTTGGCGAAGACGGCCCCCGGCTTGAACTCGAACTCGCGGGCGACCTGGTCGTAGACCGACACGCCCGTGATGTCGGACGGCAGGAGGTCGGGGGTGAACTGGATGCGGCGCACGGAGCAGCTGACCGACCGGGCGAGCGCCTTGGCCAGCACGGTCTTGCCGACGCCGGGGACGTCCTCGATCAGCAGGTGCCCCTCGGCGAGGAGGACGACCAGCGCTGCCTCGGCGGCCTCGGGCTTGCCGTCGATGACCTTCTCGATGTTGTCGAGGATGGCCCGCGCTACGGTCTCGAACTCCATACGAGATGTTAGGCACATCGCGGCAAACGCGCAGGGTCGTTCGGGAGAACTCGTGCGGTGTGCGGCGGGTTCGCCGGGACGGCGATCGCTACGGTGTGGTCATGGCACGTCTGCTGGTCGTCCACCACTCCCCCACCCCGAACCTGCGGGCGATCCTCGACGCCGTCGTCGCCGGAGCCCGTCACGAGGACATCGAGGACGTTGATGTGGTCGTCACGGAGGCGCTGTCGACCACTCTGGACGACGTGCTGGCGGCCGACGGCTACGTCATCGGCACGTCGGCGAACATCGGATATCTCAGTGGCGCGGTCAAGCACTTCTTCGACGTCACGTTCGACACGGCCAGCGAGGCGACCCGCGGACGTCCGTTCTCCTACTGGGTGCACGGCCGCAGCGACACGAGCGGTGCTGAGCGGGCCATGGAGTCGATCACGACGGGCCTCGGGTGGCACAAGGTCGTCGACCCGTTGTGCTTCCTCGGCCCGCCGGACGACGCTCACCTCGCTGCCGCATCCGAGCTGGGTGCGACGGTCGCCGCCACGCTGATGTCGTGACGGTGCTGAGACACTGGCGCCATGACTGATCGTGACCTCTTTCGCCTGAGCACGGGTGACGAGCCGTCCCTGACGCTCGACTGCGGCTCCACACCGGTCGATGACCTCGTGTTGATCCGCGACACCGAGCCCAACGGCTACTTCTGGGAAGGGGTGTTGACCTTCATCGACCCAAAGCTCGCGAACAGTCTCGAGCTCGACTCCGAGGCAGGCGTGTTCTGTGCCTACGGCGACCGGCCCTTGCTGAGTCAGGCCCAGCTGTCGCTCGAGCCGTACGTGATGGACACGGAGCGGATGTCGGCGCTGCTCGACCGTGCCGACGCCGAGGGAATCCACCTCGAGGGACTGGCCGACCCGACTCCGGCCGAACGTCCCGGCCTTCTCTCGCGACTGTTCCGGCGCCATGACTGATCACGATCTCGCCGGGTCAGCGCGCCGTCGTCGCCTCGTCGGCGGAGCGCTCGTCGCCGCATTCGCCGTCGTGCTCATCGCGATCGTCGTGGTGCGCAGCAACGGCGAGAAGGTGCTCAACGAGAACGGCGAGACGCTGGTGCTGGTGGGCAAGGACTCGGCCACTGACGAGGTCGGGCTCGACGGCCAGCTGACCGATGTCGGCGGATGCCTCGGCATCAGCGCCGACGGGAAGGGCCGAGGCGGGATGGTCGTGATCTGGCCGCACGGCACAACGGTCAAGACACCCGACCCGTTGCGGATCACGGTCGCCGGCACGACCTACGGCATCGGCGACACCATCGAGATCGGCGGCGGCGGGATCGGCCCACTGGAGCCGTCCAGCCACTTCTACGACAAAGTCCCCGACGGCTGCCGGACGGCGAAGGTGTTCGTGGCGAGCAACGGTTGACCCCGCACGCGACAATGGAGTCATGACCGCGCCCGACTTCCTCCCCACCCTGTCCGCCGGCTCGCACGACGCCGAGCACGGCGAGGCTTGCGTCATGGAGTACGTCTCGCTGCTGGCCGGCGAGGAGTGGAGCGACCGTCCCGAGTGCACCCACCCGTTGCTGGCCCACGAGGCACGCACCACCAACGACCTGCTCCGCGACAGCGACCGCTCGCGGCTCGTGCCCCTGATCGGACGGCTGTTCGGCACGACCGACGACTCCCCCGAGCTGCGGGCGCGGCTGCGCATCGCCCAAGCACGCCAGCTCGTCGCGCTGATCGAGCCCACCGCACGCGGGAGCGTCCTCGCGGCGATCGAACGGGCCGAGTCATGGATCGGCCGCGACGGCACCGACGACGACGTCCGCGAGGCGTTCGCCGCCGCGATGAGCGTCCCGACCGCCACGGGCGACCTCGATCACGACCACGTCGAGCTCCATGTCGGCATGGCACGGATGTTCCCGTTCGCGCTCTCCCCCGAGCTCGAGGCAGCCGAGGCCTACGCACTGACCGCGCTCGTCACGGCGCACCGCGTGGCCGCAGGCGAGTGCCGGGCCGACTGCGGCAACGGCCCGGCCCGGGCACGCCGCATGGTCAAGGACCTGGAGGGCCTCATCGACGTCTACGACGCCGTCACTCGGCGACAGGTGCGCGAGGTCACCGCCGACGAGGTGCGCGAGCTCGCCGAGAGCATCGCCTGACGCGGCGCCTCACCGCTTGGCGTGTGACCACTCCAGCAGACGGTCGACGGGCCACGTCGTGACGATGCGGTCGGCCGGCACGCCCGCGGCGTCGGCGCGCTCGGCCCCGAGGTCGAGGAAGTCGAGCTGACCCGGGGCGTGCGCGTCGGTGTCGATCGCGAACAGGCAGCCCGCGTCGAGCGCGAGCTGGATCAGCGGGTCGGGCGGGTCCTGCCGCTCGGGCCGCGAGTTGATCTCGACGGCGACGTCGAACTCGGCGCACGCCGCGAACACGGCCTTGGCGTTGAACTCCGACTGCGGACGCTTGCCGCGTCCGCCCTCCACGAGACGACCCGTGCAGTGACCGAGGACGTTGGTGTGCGGGTCGGCGACGGCCGTCATCATCCGGCGGGTCATGGCCGTGCGATCCATCCTCAGCTTGGAGTGCACGCTGGCCACGACGACGTCGAGACGGTCGAGCATCTCGTCGGTCTGGTCGAGGCTGCCGTCGTCGTGGATGTCGACCTCGATGCCGCTCAGCAGCCGGAAGTCGTCGTGCTCCGCGTCGACCTCGGCGACGACGTCGAGCTGCTCGGCCAATCGCTCGGCGGTCAGCCCGTGCGCGATCGTCAGACGCGGCGAGTGGTCGGTCAGCACCTGGTACTCGCGTCCTCGCCACCGGGCCACGCGCGCCATCTCGGCGATCGACGATCCGCCGTCGGACCAGTCGGAGTGGCTGTGCAGGTCGCCCCTCAGCCGGGCGCGGAGGTCGGCCCCGCCGGAGGCCAGCGGGGACGCTCCCTCGTCCCTCAGCTCGGCGAGGTAGTCGGGGACGACGCCGTCGACGACCTGGCGGATCACCCCGAACGTCCGGTCGCCGACGCCCTTGAGTCGCTTGAGCGCACCGTTGCGCGTCCGAGTGGCGATCTCGTCGTCGGACAGGTGCTCGATCGCGGCGGCCGCGTTGCGGAAGGCCTCGACCCGGTAGGACGACGAGCGTGACCGCTCGAGCCAGAACGCGATCTCCTTCAGAGCGTCGACGGCGCCGAGGTCCTCCATGCTTCGACCCTACGGCGACGCGACCCAGTGCGCCGGACGCCGCAGTGCCGGCGGTATGCGCGTCGCCGCATCGCCCTGCGCCGACGACACCTGCGTCTGGGTGAGGAAGAGGCAGTCCGTCAGGTCAGCACCATCGAGCCGGGCGTCACGCAGGTCGGCACCCAGCAGGTCGGACGACCTGAGGTCGGCGTCGCGCAGATCGGCGGCGATCAGCAACGCGCCACGGAAGTCCGCGCCGCGCAGCCGGGCACCCCGCCGCTTCGCACCGAGCATGGCCGCACCACGGTGGTCGGGGCCGTCGTGCGGTTCTCGAACCAGGGCACTGGCTTGCTGCAGCACCGGGGACACCCGATCGCGGTGCGCCGGCAGGTCGATCCCGTCGAGGACGTCGGCATCGGCCTGTGTCAGCTCGACGGTGCTCTCGCGGAGGCGTGCGATCTTGTCGCGCAGCGTCGCCGCCTCCGGCCGCGCGGCGGCCTCGGCGAGGTACCAGAGCATCTCGTGCAGCTGCCGCATGATCGGCAGCGCAGCGAACATCGCCGCCGAGGTTTCGGGGGCCTCGCGCCAGCTCATGCCGCCGAAGGTCACCTGCGAGACCTGTTGACCGGCACCGAAGCAGTCGTACACGGTGCACCCGCGGTAGCCGACGTCGCGCAGCGTCGCGTGGATCGAGCAGCCGAAGCCGTCGTCGAGGTTGACGCAGGGCTCACCGGCGTCCTTGTCGACCGGGAAGTCGGCCGACCGCTCGAACGCGAGGGCGACGCAGCACAGCCCGAAGCAGCTGCCGCAGTCGGCGACGAGCTCGAGTCGATCCACCGGGCGAGCCTAATACGGTGGTCCCATGACTCGTCGTCACGTCTTCGTCCGCGGGACCGTGCAGGGCGTCTTCTTCCGCGCATCCTGCCAGCAGGAGGCGGCTCGCATCGGCGTCGCCGGCTGGGTCGCGAACCGTCCGGACGGATCCGTCGAGGCAGTGTTCGAGGGCGCGGACGAGGCGGTCAACCGCATGGTGTCGTGGTGCCGCTCGGGTCCTCCCCGAGCCGCTGTCGACGACGTCGAGGTGGTCGACGAGGAGCCTCGAGGCGACTCCGGCTTCGAGGTGCGCTGATCACACCTGCCGACGGCGAGAAGCACTTTCCGCCGCCCTTGCAGGCAATTCGGGACCTTCGTCCCTTGGATGCGCCGCTACTCTTGGGTAGAGTCGAACATACGTTCTAGTCGTCTATCCGGGGTCCGCGCATGTTGATCGAGCAGCTGTCCAGCCTGACCGATGAGGTCGCTGCGCTCGAACCGTGGACGTTGACCGGCGCGGAGGTGCGTGAGGTGATCGCTGCGGTGCAGACGACTCGCACCGCGTTGGACGCTGTCATGTCACGCCTGGCCGGGTGTGCCGATGACATGGGGTTGCCGAAGGACGACGGTGCGTCGTCGACCACAGCGTGGTTGGCGAATTCGGCGAACATCACGAAGGGTGCTGCGTCCAAGCTGGTCGGGATGGCGAAGGTCACCGGCGAGCGTACTGAGTCGACCCGTGCCGCGTGGGCGTCCGGTCAGCTCAGCACTGAGCAGGCCTCGATCATCATGAAAGCCATCGCCGCGTTGCCGGACTGGTGCGGCGACGTCGAGCGTGGTGACGCCGAAGCCCACCTCATCGCGTTGGCCGCCGAGCATGACCTCGATGGGTTGCAGCGTCTGGCGAACCGGGTGCTCGAAGTCATCGACCCCGACGGATTCGACGAACACCTCGGCGAACAACTCCGCGCGCAGGAAGAACGGGCCCGTGCCCGCACCAGGTTCCAGATGGGCCGGCGTGGTGACGGCACCACCCACGGGTCCTTCGTCGTGCCCGACACCGACGCCGACACCCTCAGAGCAGCGATCGAAGGAATCATCGCCCCACGCCGCAACCAGTTGGCTGCCGAATCGTTCGGCATGGGAGCCGACGACTGGGCCGGCCTGCCCCGCGATCAGAAGATGGGCCACGCCTTCACCGAGCTCATCAACCACCTACCCACCGACGCGCTACCTCTGGCCGGGGGTCTCGCGGCGACCGTCGCGGTGATGGTCGACGTCGACGACCTCCGCACAGGTCAAGGCACCGCGACCACCACCTCGGGCACCACGATGTCCGCGACCAAAGCCCAGAGGCTGGCCTGCAACGCCAACCTCGTCGCGATGTACCTCGACAGCGACAAACGCGTCATCGATCTGGGCACCACCCGCCGCCTCTACGACCGCCACCAACGACTCGTCCTGGCCACCCGCGACGGCGGCTGCGTCTTCCCCAAGTGCGACCGCCCACCGTCCTGGTGCGAAGCACACCACCTGAACTTCTGGTCCGAGAACGGACCCACCGACCTCGACAACGCCGCCCTGCTCTGCCACTTTCATCACCACCTCGTGCATGAAGGCCAATGGTCCGCACACATGGGAGACGACGGCATCGTCGAACTCATCCCACCGGCCAACATCGACCCCGAGCAACGACCACAACGCCACTCACGCTTCGCATCACAGCAACCCCGCGCCGGATGAGAAACCGGGCCTGATCGCGCTGCCCACGCGCAGTGTGGGCCTTCAGGCGATCAGCGAGTACATCCACATGTCGCGGCGTACACCCGCCACGGTCTCCCACGACCTGAGCAGCCCCTCACGCTCGAAGCCAGCTCGCTCTGCCGTGCGGATCGACGCGACGTTCCGCGGCTCGACGTACAGCTCGAGCCGTGGGATCTCCAGCACACAGCTCGCCCACTGAGCGAGACCCGTCAGCGCCTGGGCCGCGTATCCGTGTCCACGGTGGTCTTGGCCCACCCAGTACCCGAGCGAGGCACGTCCACGATCGACATTCCGCAGGTTCAGGCCGACGTAGCCGACAGCCACGTCGTCGCCGGCACGGGCGACGCAGTAGGCGTAGCTGCGGCCCGACGACAACCGTCCCTGCTGCCGTTCGATGTACTCGAGGGCTTCAGCGACGCCGGCCGTGCTCGGCACCGTGGTCGTGTCGGGGATCGAGGTCGTCGAGGCTGACTGCACCAGAGCGACGTCACCTCGCGTGAAGTCGCGCAGCACCAACTCGTCCAGCTCGATCACCGGCTGCACGCGAGGATCCCGTCAGAAACCGAGCTTGCGCAGCTGCTTGGGGTCGCGCTGCCACTCCTTGGCGACCTTGACGTGCAGGTCGAGGAAGACTGGCGTGCCGAGGATGTTCTCGATCTGGGCGCGGGAGTCGCTGCCGATCTGGCGCAGCCGGGCACCCTGCTTGCCGATGATGATGCCCTTCTGGCTGTCGCGCTCGACGTAGACGTTGACGCGGACGTCGACCAGTGGCTTGTCGGCCGGCCGGTCGGGGCGCGGCACCATCTCGTCGACGACGACGGCGATCGAGTGCGGCATCTCGTCGCGCACGCCCTCGAGCGCCGCCTCCCGGATGATCTCGGCGATCAGCGTCTCCTCGGGCTCGTCGGTGAGCTGACCTTCGGGGTAGAGCGCGGGACCGTCGGGCAGCGTGCCGACCAGCAGATCGGCCAGCAGGTCGACCTGGTCGTCGGAGACGGCTGACACCGGGATGATCTCCTGGAACTGCAGGCCCAGATCGGCGCTGGCCTGCTGGATCGACAGCAGGTGGTCGCGCAGGCGATCGGGCTTGACGAGGTCGATCTTGGTCGAGATCGCGAAGATCGGCTTCTTGCGCCCCTGGCCCGACTTCTGCAGCTGGGCCAGCTCACGCATCAGGAACTTGTCGCCCTCGCCGACGCTCTCGTTGGCCGGCAGGCACATGCCGATCGTGTCGACCTCCGACCACGTCGACCGGACGAGCGCGTTGAGCCGCTCTCCGAGCAGCGTGTGCGGCTTGTGCAGGCCGGGCGTGTCGACCAGCACGAGCTGGGCGTCGGGTCGGTTGACCAGGCCGCGGATCGCGTGCCGCGTGGTCTGCGGCTTCGACGACGTGATCGCGATCTTGCCGCCCACCAGGGCGTTGGTGAGAGTCGACTTGCCGGCATTGGGCCGGCCCACGAAGCAGGCGAAGCCCGAGCGGTGCGCTGTCGTGCCCTCGCCGCTCATGTGGTCTTGACCTTCACGACCGCGCCCTGCGGATCGGCGAGGAACACGCTGATGCCGTGACCCGACACGTCGCGCACGGCCGTGCCGTTCACGACGGGCTCGGGCACCATCTCGCCCACGAGGGCGGCGGCCTCGATGCCGGTCGCACCCGACGACACCGCCATCGCGACCGCGAGGTCGAGAGCGTCGACGCGGATCGACGGCAGGGCGACGGTCGACGCGACGTACGTGCGACCGTCCTGGTCGCGCACCGCGGCTCCGTGCTCGGCCTGGGTGCGGGCGCGCGAGGCACGGGCCAGCGTCACGAGCTTGGCGTCCTCAGGACTGAGATCCATGGTCGGAACCCTTCTTTGGCGATGGGGAGAGCGAACGTCGCTCGGGCTGGTGCTCGTCGTCGGGCGGTGCCAGTCGGCTGACCACGACGTGGCCGATCCGGTTGCGGCGACCGGACGGACCCTCGGCCTCGAAACGTAGTCCCTCGACCTCGACGACACTCCCCCGGATCGGCACCTTGCCCAGGTGCTTCGCCATCAGGCCGCCGACCGAGTCGACGTCCTCGTCCTCGATCGGGATGTCGAAGAGGTCCTCGAGGTCGTCGACCTCGAAGCGCGAGCTGACCCGCCACGAGCCGTCCGACAGCTCTTGGCTCGCATCGGGCTCGGTGTCGTACTCATCGGTGATCTCGCCGACGATCTCCTCGAGGATGTCCTCGATCGTGATCATGCCGGCGGTCCCGCCGAACTCGTCGACGACGATCGCGACGTGCGTGCGCTGCGCCTGCATCTCCTTGAGGAGGTCGTCGGCCGGCTTGGTGTCGGGCACGAACAGGCACGGACGCGCGATCGACTCGATGCGTTCGGTCGTCTCGGCCGTGTGATTGTCGAAGACCCGCTTGGTGACGTCCTTGAGGTACGCCATGCCGACGACGTCGTCGAGGTTCTCACCGACCACCGGCATGCGCGAGTAGCCGCTGCGCAGGGCCAGCGACATCGCCTGGCGCAGGGTCTTCTGCCGCTCGACGAACACCAGGTCGGTGCGCGGCACCATGACCTCGCGGACGATCGTGTCGCCCAGCTCG is a window encoding:
- a CDS encoding DUF58 domain-containing protein; its protein translation is MADQRRGAVRRVVRSVVITRRGIGFVAAAVVTFAGAPLLSLPVLLYVTGLLLAMVVLSTVFVLVGHSQVRIERSFTPQVVAPGTTSRATVRVTNLSVLPCLEARWDDHLPPGVSGVHTGILPALGGGRGPESRATFSYELQGVRRGRHDVGPLQVDVHDPFGLVYRRHTFGTAEPLTVLPRRVELPPITPRGASDDGATRPSPQNAGLGDDDVIARSYLPGDALKRIHWKATARRAELMVRQEEQQVTPRAAVVLDTEPASQGTARDRKDAWEYSPAFEWAVVAAASITAHLVRAGYVVALQSNGTSLDRVVAEDQDTLEDAMVDLATTDPDPLDRIGRHDAEGATFVVLGRLTVERAEHWVATLSTSRAILALVSRGTSAAALDVLDGARWNVVAWSPGDDHADAWTLFDGETAHVAR
- a CDS encoding AAA family ATPase — encoded protein: MEFETVARAILDNIEKVIDGKPEAAEAALVVLLAEGHLLIEDVPGVGKTVLAKALARSVSCSVRRIQFTPDLLPSDITGVSVYDQVAREFEFKPGAVFANIVIGDEINRASPKTQSALLEAMEERQVTVDGTTYPLAMPFSVVATQNPFEMEGTYALPEAQRDRFMARISMGYPDAAAELAMVQQREAHNPFDGLSAVATIDDISAMIAMARAIHVSSAVEQYVVDIVQATRTDSELRLGASPRATLQLIRAAKARAAVHGRDFVLPDDVDALVQVVLPHRLIPMRGVSSVDDVVARIVAETPVPAGAVQHR
- a CDS encoding flavodoxin family protein, producing MARLLVVHHSPTPNLRAILDAVVAGARHEDIEDVDVVVTEALSTTLDDVLAADGYVIGTSANIGYLSGAVKHFFDVTFDTASEATRGRPFSYWVHGRSDTSGAERAMESITTGLGWHKVVDPLCFLGPPDDAHLAAASELGATVAATLMS
- a CDS encoding Imm51 family immunity protein, producing MTDRDLFRLSTGDEPSLTLDCGSTPVDDLVLIRDTEPNGYFWEGVLTFIDPKLANSLELDSEAGVFCAYGDRPLLSQAQLSLEPYVMDTERMSALLDRADAEGIHLEGLADPTPAERPGLLSRLFRRHD
- a CDS encoding PHP domain-containing protein, whose product is MEDLGAVDALKEIAFWLERSRSSSYRVEAFRNAAAAIEHLSDDEIATRTRNGALKRLKGVGDRTFGVIRQVVDGVVPDYLAELRDEGASPLASGGADLRARLRGDLHSHSDWSDGGSSIAEMARVARWRGREYQVLTDHSPRLTIAHGLTAERLAEQLDVVAEVDAEHDDFRLLSGIEVDIHDDGSLDQTDEMLDRLDVVVASVHSKLRMDRTAMTRRMMTAVADPHTNVLGHCTGRLVEGGRGKRPQSEFNAKAVFAACAEFDVAVEINSRPERQDPPDPLIQLALDAGCLFAIDTDAHAPGQLDFLDLGAERADAAGVPADRIVTTWPVDRLLEWSHAKR
- a CDS encoding pentapeptide repeat-containing protein, producing MDRLELVADCGSCFGLCCVALAFERSADFPVDKDAGEPCVNLDDGFGCSIHATLRDVGYRGCTVYDCFGAGQQVSQVTFGGMSWREAPETSAAMFAALPIMRQLHEMLWYLAEAAARPEAATLRDKIARLRESTVELTQADADVLDGIDLPAHRDRVSPVLQQASALVREPHDGPDHRGAAMLGAKRRGARLRGADFRGALLIAADLRDADLRSSDLLGADLRDARLDGADLTDCLFLTQTQVSSAQGDAATRIPPALRRPAHWVASP
- a CDS encoding acylphosphatase; the protein is MTRRHVFVRGTVQGVFFRASCQQEAARIGVAGWVANRPDGSVEAVFEGADEAVNRMVSWCRSGPPRAAVDDVEVVDEEPRGDSGFEVR
- a CDS encoding HNH endonuclease signature motif containing protein, with the translated sequence MLIEQLSSLTDEVAALEPWTLTGAEVREVIAAVQTTRTALDAVMSRLAGCADDMGLPKDDGASSTTAWLANSANITKGAASKLVGMAKVTGERTESTRAAWASGQLSTEQASIIMKAIAALPDWCGDVERGDAEAHLIALAAEHDLDGLQRLANRVLEVIDPDGFDEHLGEQLRAQEERARARTRFQMGRRGDGTTHGSFVVPDTDADTLRAAIEGIIAPRRNQLAAESFGMGADDWAGLPRDQKMGHAFTELINHLPTDALPLAGGLAATVAVMVDVDDLRTGQGTATTTSGTTMSATKAQRLACNANLVAMYLDSDKRVIDLGTTRRLYDRHQRLVLATRDGGCVFPKCDRPPSWCEAHHLNFWSENGPTDLDNAALLCHFHHHLVHEGQWSAHMGDDGIVELIPPANIDPEQRPQRHSRFASQQPRAG
- a CDS encoding GNAT family N-acetyltransferase gives rise to the protein MQPVIELDELVLRDFTRGDVALVQSASTTSIPDTTTVPSTAGVAEALEYIERQQGRLSSGRSYAYCVARAGDDVAVGYVGLNLRNVDRGRASLGYWVGQDHRGHGYAAQALTGLAQWASCVLEIPRLELYVEPRNVASIRTAERAGFEREGLLRSWETVAGVRRDMWMYSLIA
- the era gene encoding GTPase Era, with the translated sequence MSGEGTTAHRSGFACFVGRPNAGKSTLTNALVGGKIAITSSKPQTTRHAIRGLVNRPDAQLVLVDTPGLHKPHTLLGERLNALVRSTWSEVDTIGMCLPANESVGEGDKFLMRELAQLQKSGQGRKKPIFAISTKIDLVKPDRLRDHLLSIQQASADLGLQFQEIIPVSAVSDDQVDLLADLLVGTLPDGPALYPEGQLTDEPEETLIAEIIREAALEGVRDEMPHSIAVVVDEMVPRPDRPADKPLVDVRVNVYVERDSQKGIIIGKQGARLRQIGSDSRAQIENILGTPVFLDLHVKVAKEWQRDPKQLRKLGF
- a CDS encoding cytidine deaminase, whose amino-acid sequence is MDLSPEDAKLVTLARASRARTQAEHGAAVRDQDGRTYVASTVALPSIRVDALDLAVAMAVSSGATGIEAAALVGEMVPEPVVNGTAVRDVSGHGISVFLADPQGAVVKVKTT
- a CDS encoding hemolysin family protein, which gives rise to MTWLPIVLSVVLAVVAGMLASVDAAISAFSKARAEELDDEGRSGAGRLVRILDDPAPYLNSVLLMRVLTETASIVLVALVVADELDGLWPRFGVAVAIMVVVSFVLIGVGPRTLGRQHAESIALASTAPVLAITRLLGPVPQLLILLGNAVTPGKGFREGPFASEVEVRELVDLAAASSIIETDEGRMLQSVFELGDTIVREVMVPRTDLVFVERQKTLRQAMSLALRSGYSRMPVVGENLDDVVGMAYLKDVTKRVFDNHTAETTERIESIARPCLFVPDTKPADDLLKEMQAQRTHVAIVVDEFGGTAGMITIEDILEEIVGEITDEYDTEPDASQELSDGSWRVSSRFEVDDLEDLFDIPIEDEDVDSVGGLMAKHLGKVPIRGSVVEVEGLRFEAEGPSGRRNRIGHVVVSRLAPPDDEHQPERRSLSPSPKKGSDHGSQS